From the genome of Candidatus Omnitrophota bacterium:
CAGGCTTGGGGGAGGAATAATGGAATTTTGCAAGAGGCTCATTTTTTTATAAAATCGCGTTCTCCGCAGAGTTGCTTTTTGCACTCGGGACAAATGCTATGGGTAAATTTTGCGTCCGAATGATCGGTTAAATATTCCTCGACGCGGTTCCAATACCCTTCATCGTCGCGGATTTTTTTACACCAGGCGCAGATGGGGATTAAACCGGATAAAGTTTTAACATTTTCCAACGCTTGCGTCAGTTCGAGAATCAGCTGATTTTGCTTTTCTCTCACCTGCAGCAATTCATCCTGAAGTTCAATGATTCTCTTCCCTGTTGCGATTCGCGCCTTCAGTTCTAGCGCATCAAAGGGCTTTATTATATAATCGTCCGCTCCCGCTTCTAAACCTTGAACAATATTCTCGCAACGATTCTTAGAAGTTAATAGTAAAATATAAATGTAACGATCTTTTTCTTCTTGTCTCAATCGGCTGCAAATTTCCAGACCATTCATTCCCGGCATGATCCAATCCAAAATGGCGATTTGCGGCTGGGAAGTCTGCTGTATTAGATTCCAGGCCTCATTGCCGTCGGACGCCAATGCGATGTCGAATCCCCATTCCGTTAAATTCTCTTGAAGCAAAAACAAAGCGGTTGGATCGTCGTCTGCGATTAATATTTTCATTTTCATATCCCGTTTCTCTTGAGCCTCTTGCAAAATTCCTTTATTCCTCCCCCAAGCTTGGGGGAGGTTAGGAGGGGGTTGACGTTAAGTCCATTAAAATCAACCCCCCTCTAACTCCCCCCAATCTTGGGGGGGAGAATTTTAAGACAGAATTCATTAATTTTGCATGAGCCTCTCTTTTAAAAAATCTCGAAAATGACTTTCCTGCGCAACATGGCTTATTGATTTTCATGATGCTCCCAATCCGTTTTTTCAATGGCTTCGCGCGCTTGGCGGAATTCGTCTCGCAAAGCTGTCAATTCCTTAGCGGCGGAGATCATATCGCCAGCGGCGGCGAATTGTTCGATCTCCTGGGCTTTCCATCGCAGCTGTTGCGCTCCGATGTTAGCGGCTTCGCCTTTTATCGTATGCGCTCGCCGCTCCGCCGCTTCCCTTTCGCCCTGTTCAAGGGCTTCTGTTAAAAATTGGATTTGGATCGGAATGTCTTTGAGAGCAATCTCAATCATCTTTCGCAGCCGCGAAAAATTCCCGCTGACGCACTTCAACGCTTCGGATAGTACAAAAACGGCGGACTCACTCTCTTTGATATTCTCGCGGACAGTAGCCGATTCATCCGCCGCCAACCCATCCCTCAACGCCTGCCTCTCTACGCTGGCGGATGGATAATAATATTTTTCGATCACGCTTCTCATCTCTCTCATCCGCATAGGCTTGGCGATATAATCGTCCATACCCGCCGCCAGACATTTCTCCCGGTCTCCTTTCATGGCGTTGGCCGTCATGGCCACAATGACGGTGGATCGGTTGCCCTTTTCCCGCAAACGTATCTCGCGCGTCGTCGAATAACCGTCCATGACCGGCATATGAACATCCATAAACACGAGGTTGTACGAATTCTTTTCCCATTTTTCCAACGCCTCTCGTCCATCTTCCGCCACATCCGCCTGGTATCCAAACCGTTCCAGAAATCCAAGCGCCACTTGTTGATTGAATTTGTTGTCCTCGACGAGCAAAATCCTGAGGTTCCGAATTTTTTCGCCTGGCGCGAATCTTTCCTGCGATTCGACGCTCTCCGGCTTTTTCCTCACGCCGCCGGCGGTCTGAATAGCATTGAAAAAAACGGATCGGGTAACCGGTTTGTTCCAATAGGATTCGAAGCCCAATTGTTTCATGCGTTGTTCGTCTTTTTTATCGCCCGTCGAAGAGAACATAATCATGCGCAATCCCCGCAACGCTTCATCGGCCTGAATCGCCCTGCCTAGAGCTTCCCCATCCATACCCGGCATTTGCCGATCGATGATGGCGAGCTCGAAGGATTCATGCTTCTCGCGAGCGCCGCGCAGAATCTCTAGCGCTTCCTCGCCGGTGGCGGCGGCTCTATGACGGATATTCCATTGAGACAGATACTTGCTATAAATCCTTCGATTGATCTCGTTATCGTCCACAATCAGGACGGAATCGCAGATAACGCCGCTCTTTTCGGCGAAGGTTTCCAGATTCTCCTTGATCACCGGCAATTCCAACGAAAAAGCGAACGTCGTTCCTTTCCCCAATTCGCTGAAGACCTCGATGCTTCCCCCCATTATCTCCACCAAATGCTTGCAGATCGACAATCCCAATCCCGTCCCCCCAAACATCCGCGTCGTTGAAGAATCCGCTTGAGAGAATTTATCGAAGACTACGTTCAATTTATCCGATGGAATGCCGATGCCGGTATCCTGAATGGAGAAATGCAGCCGCTCCTTTTCCGGAAGCAATTCCTGGCTCCGTACGTCGAGCAACACGCTCCCTTGGCGCGTGAATTTTACGGCGTTGCCCGTTAGATTTA
Proteins encoded in this window:
- a CDS encoding response regulator, encoding MKILIADDDPTALFLLQENLTEWGFDIALASDGNEAWNLIQQTSQPQIAILDWIMPGMNGLEICSRLRQEEKDRYIYILLLTSKNRCENIVQGLEAGADDYIIKPFDALELKARIATGKRIIELQDELLQVREKQNQLILELTQALENVKTLSGLIPICAWCKKIRDDEGYWNRVEEYLTDHSDAKFTHSICPECKKQLCGERDFIKK